GGATTCTTTGAGAAACAGGCGGCTGCTTTCGATATGAGCCAGACTGCGATGTGTTTCAGTAAGTGTGACTGGCTTAATATCCATCTTTTTTGCCACTACAAGCTGCTGGTAGGGCTGTTTGAGCAGATTGTCATGATAGCTGCAGCGGACTCCGCCATTCTCCAGTGAGAACTGACCGTTTCGCGAACAGACAGGAAGCTGTTCTATATATTCCTTTTCCCTGAGCAGTGTCAGATCAAGTTTTTCCATTCCTGGAAACTCCGGTCTTTCCCTGTCATAATCAAGAAATTTGTAACGGAAATTCGTGACAACATCCCTGCGCAGCGCCTGATCGCGGTTATATTCAAGCACAGCCTTGAACACCAGATGCCTGACCCGGTAACAGTTCACCAGATCCAGAAAATCCTGGTATTCAGAAGTCTTTGAATATTTCGGCAGGATCTTCACCGCGTTCTGAAGAGCTTCCTGAAGCAGCAGTTCCTTCTGCTGCCTCTCTGCGATCAGAAAAATGTACATCCAGGCAGAGATGTTTTCCGGAAAAATAGTCAAATTCTTCCTAAGGGACGCTACAGCCGGATCCAGTCTAAGTTCCTCGATCTGCTTCAGGGCGAGCTGGAAATCAAAATCCTCAGTACCTGGGATGGCGGGTTTGACCACTGTTTCCACGGTAACTGCAGCAGCTTCGACTGTGGCTTCGGCAGTCTGCTCGACAGGCGCAGGCTGACTGTTTTTTTCGATGAATTCGATGATCTCGCCCATCTTATCCTTGAGTTCCAGGGCTTTTTTGTGCTCCGGATCGCTCTGGAGCGCCTGTTTCAGGCAGTCATAGGCTTTGGCATAATCATAACGGTCCATGTAATAATACCTGGCCTGCAGGTACCACATGTCAGCGTCGGATTGCTGAGGCGACTCGGCAAACAGGGAAACACCAAAAAAGAGCATCAGATAAAATCCGGCAACAAATAATGTTGAATTTTGA
The DNA window shown above is from Candidatus Wallbacteria bacterium and carries:
- a CDS encoding tetratricopeptide repeat protein; its protein translation is MLFFGVSLFAESPQQSDADMWYLQARYYYMDRYDYAKAYDCLKQALQSDPEHKKALELKDKMGEIIEFIEKNSQPAPVEQTAEATVEAAAVTVETVVKPAIPGTEDFDFQLALKQIEELRLDPAVASLRKNLTIFPENISAWMYIFLIAERQQKELLLQEALQNAVKILPKYSKTSEYQDFLDLVNCYRVRHLVFKAVLEYNRDQALRRDVVTNFRYKFLDYDRERPEFPGMEKLDLTLLREKEYIEQLPVCSRNGQFSLENGGVRCSYHDNLLKQPYQQLVVAKKMDIKPVTLTETHRSLAHIESSRLFLKESRFYRALAEAEQAVSFDAGDYRSYDLMAQSYYGLGKFEKALEYAQKARGLAVDEPLVYNNLGLVFLALARVDDAIAVLRQGVALRDSDYDLHYNLGLAYLLKEEYSPAIKNFEIAKIIKPDSAGVYYNLGKVYLKTGDKESARAAYQKMLNLVPQDGKVYNMVVNILGTL